The genomic interval acagatataatattgaagttcaaacgtaatcattaaataccaatacaagttcttatttaaatgattacaaacatagttcctaaaacataaacgataatcaaatctatgttgcgatagTCACAACGAATCCACATCTacaacaaattctcgctagattcattgttttaagcattaatgacctaaagtttgtgttactaattcatcttttaattatctggctcttaagccatgaccagatataattccctccggtgaccacagtgcttgtttccaagtcaaaggatcgcgtctggaattgttaagcttcatgttcaattcatcctagttactatggttctggatccctcggctACAAGTGAATcgctttttacttctagttatagaccgactagtcgttttctgtcctagcatattagtcctagtgtatgatcattgacaaccatcagaattaaactaatatgttcaaatataaaaccaatagcaacatgaattactaataaacatggatctacgataaagaGTAAAGCACATTCTAACGGAATCTAAACAAActcagtaaaacaataagcgtctacatgatcacatcgatccaaacaagtattgagcctactagcctagcattattaaaggaataacaaagtctgaaaagatgaaagacattgttcgataatataaagtaaataaagatgaaagatctagaccaagagtgaagatcagaaggtgttagaagctccaaaaccttcttggaatatgcaatttcgatctagggttgttattgggcggctagggctgctgaatcggctctctcttagggttttgagggttagttcgacttaaatagtgTGAAAAGTCAGTTtctgatctgggccgaccaACGGCGCTGGTGGGCTTACTAGCGGCGCTGGTCCTTGGCTTCcttgggctagcggcgctggcaTGGTGGCTAGCagcgctggtggctgctgttcttgttcttgcgtcttcgtttggctctcgaatcacttccttgtgttttgtaacttcataggcttctttcttgagtcacttgatgtcatttaccctctctcgcatcttctgtgaacctgcataaacacatcattcattaagtaccaatagttccaaaataataactcatttaagcatagaaatgaagcctttccttAGGGGTTTTAATCACAAAATGGATGCTCGATCATCAGATGTTAATGTTCAGGGTTTGGGTGCAGAGCAGGTCCAAGATATGGTTATAGATAACCAAGAGGACACTGCTGAAAACATTGGAAGAGATGTCAACCTTAGAGAAGGAGGAAACGGGGATGAGGATGGAGATGATGATGGGGATGATGGTCAAGATAATGCTGTTGGCAGAGATCCTGTACTTATCACATTACTATACTACATTTGATCGGGTCCCCTATCCGTTAAAGTGTGTGTGTCTTGAGATAATTGcttgtacaacttttataaatttaaacacaACGAAACCGCCCATTAACCATGACTCCAAACTAAGTTTCCGTAGAAATATAGATTACCAAATATGACAAAACATCACAAATGTACCAATAGCCATAGGAGATGGGATTACTAAGTTCCTACCAAAAAGTACCATCTTCCGCAAATGACCAAATACCTTCAATATCACTAGCAACTTCAACTATCAACACTTCACTAGTTCCctcttccggaaccacctataaaaagggtaaacaactaaaaagtaagtgaatgcttagtgaatatactcgGATACATCTATATACACGAAGGAGGACAACACACAAAGGACTATTGCATGTAGCCTATAACACCGTCATGCCATATCTACATGTTCACCTTTGTACTTTAACGCATTACATATATCCATATAAGTTATATCAACACAATCaatatcacatacatatcatatcaataacttgggattcttaggccccatacttaagaggttcttaggcctcatatatCACATATCAAGAGGTTTCTAAGCCCCATATACCACATATTAAAtagttcttaggcctcatacatCATATAGCCCCTATTTAggcttaacgccaaatcgattaccagaagcggaatccaccatcatatggtaatccaCCCGACGCATacataaaagtatgcaagaatactcacctcctttGTGACCTGAACAAGTGCCCAAATACAAGCTTTCGACCTATCATCACATCATATTATGCATATAAGCTAACATTCACTCTTGGCTAGCTCAACCTAGCCATACTACAATGTCACTAGCAGTCCTAAACCATAACCATCTTCgtttgtcattgagttgctttATTATTCAAAAGTTCACTTGATAATTCAATTCATTATCATCATAATATTCAACACATATATTCTTAACTAAGTTCATCATACAACTCAATAACAAATTAGGGTATACAAAAAATTGGGGGTAAATTATACAAAACtcaatttctagcaaaaaccccctaTTTGAAATtcccatgaaccctaattctcaTGAACAAACAAAAGTAGGTTAATGAAATTCTTACCATCAAGAAAAGACTAGAATTAAGATTAGAAATCATAAATTCTTCATCCTTTCTCACTATGTGTGTAGACACACACTCCACACACCAATTTTCCCAATTGAATTCTTCACTTGAATTGtttaaaatgattattattattcccTTGaaggtttttaataaaattgaattGAACTTGGATTAAATGGAATGAATagaagtttgaagaagaaattgGAGATGTAAATGGAAGCATGACTCGCTGGCACTTTAATGAGATGCCACACCTTTTGCTAAATTTTAATGGGTATTTTACCCCCTATctgctaaagttccaactaaattaaccctataaacaaaaataaaatactaagaaattaatttaatatcgaaactacaaaaaggggttaattaaTATACCTTAAaaactttggggtgttacactctTAAAGTGGTATTAATTGTTCCGGGTCTTctaattttttcttatttttataataaactgTTAAAAGCCATATCTCACTTACGAAGTTAGAAAATGAGAGAATGCAAGATGATGAATGAAAGTTTGTAAGGTGAAAATTGGATAGATGATTGAGTATGTAACCGATGGAGATATTTATGGGCATTATATTTTTTAcctaataattatttaaattgtATTTAGATAATTACAATACTATCCTTATACATACTGATGATATGAATGGTTCACATAGTTCTCAACATTTATTTGGTTCTTGATTTGACttttagatagatatagatttgtatgtatatatagagatacATATGGACTAGATATTGATTGATTTGCGGGATGAACATATAAGGCTAAGAGCCTTTGTAATGGAATTAGTGTAGACATCGTGAAAGTGTACGACGCCGGTGTTGTAGGGTGGTACCATTACAATGTTAGGGTTGTTGCGGGGTGGATTGTTCGACGTCCTTTCGTCGACCTTGAAGAATAAGTGGGGGAGTGGTGTTGTTTTAtaattcttgtttttttttaatgctgtTGAATTTTAGTACACCCATTTTCAAGTAGCCGTGGCTGTGAAGGATGTGTATGTAGAATGAAAAATTAATTGTTATTTTGGTTGGAAAAAAAGGTTCAGTTTAAAATTGAATTTGGCTGGAAATAAGACAAAAGAATAgccaaacaaattaaaattatgttGTTGGACAACTTAAAtgtatataacaattttttttaatttaaaaactgAATGAAATTATTCAGTGGCAATTAAATTTTGAACAAGTTTACAACTAACGTATACATATTTTAGTagtttactagattttagacccgtgtccaacttTGGACACGGGGCTTACGATATTAAATCTTCATACGTTTCAGTTATAAAAgcttatatataaagatatacgGTTTCAAgtattatactttgcaagttgtaatataataaaagcaagtgtgtcactgtcattattaccTAACAcgtattgatggaattgtttgtcgtagtgaAAACACATGCTACAATACTTCctctattatagaatattttgaaaccagttttactcttaatgtgatattattatgaaagataatcaagaattaaaatataaacaaacttgtgatcttgtacttgacattcaattatatgtctttgatcatgatgcgaacCCATAACacaaataggtttattttcatatttgatAACAATTGGGAGgattgatttgagtgacaattgtaactttttaacattttaaaaataatataaattattatatatatatatatataaattatatataagttttaatgtaaaaaatttgtttaaaaacaaatttaaaagaatataattttACAACATTGAACCCAGATATTAAATGCGCCCACTGATATAATTAGTTTAACTATCTTAtactatatattaagatttcGTTTAAAGATATTGTAAtgtctatttttatttaaaaaaaagttattatttttagatttataaatttgttatgtttttattaataagttaaatgtgttatattttaatataaaaatatggtGTGGTATTGTTATTGTTACGGATGTGGTGTGGTTATTAAGTGGTGTGATGTGATGTTGATGTGTTCACACCACCCGGTGACCTGGTGTGGTGGTGTGAACGATTACTAATGCTCTAAAAAGGCCCAATACACTCTCATGCAATGCCACATCAGATGTCTACACTCAAACCAATTCCATTTATGGATACTTGGAGTAGCGTATTTTGCTGTTTTCTTTTAGGGATGAGAGTGTGCCCCGTCGACCTGAGGGAGACGTACCCTCGAGTAAAGCATACGGATCTATGAAACCAGCAAGAGAGGGGTGCCCGAGTTGTTGTCATGCAGGGGGAAAATAAGGGTTTAGTTGGTTTTACCTACTATTGGATTTGAACCAATGACTCTCAGTCGTATGAAAGCGATACCCTAACCATTGAGTCAAGTAAGAGAAAGGCTTTTCTAATGACGTGTCATACCGACATGGTACTTAATGGGTGACTAAGGATGAAAACTACTGACGTTATCTTTATTGAAAACattttagaaattaaaatattttaatagagGAAATCTAATTAGGTTCTCtttattatgaattttaaataaaattgttattttttttaatggattCTTCTACTTagttaaaaaatgaatttgCTAACTAATGCCCCTAAGGCATTAGTTATCAAACATTTACTCTTTATTTcctaaattatcaaaaatacatttaatatttattaattcaattttgataattatcaattttatacatatcataaacacatattttcatagtttttaaaaagTCGGACttcattaaattattaaatgtaTGACACTAGTTTTCAAATcccaaaaataaatatgtatttccATATATAGTAAGAAACAGCCAACGGCCATCATTTCCTTTAGAAGTTTCCATCTAAGATGGAAAATTGTCAAGATGAGTTATACGTATCCCAAAAACTTAGGCCTACCAAATACTACGATTTATTTAACGCTTTTCATGGTCAGAATCCCACTTTCCCACCTTCTGCCAATAGATCACCTCAATTGATTTCTCCTTTCTATGTAATGGCGTTTTTAGGAGCTACATTTGGTTCCATTTATCTAAAATTCATATAGATACATAATAACAAAAGATAAAGCTAAAGATAGAGATACGTCAGATTCATGATCTCGATCAACAAGCAGGTAAAAAGTTGGGAGACAGCATGCCAATCCTTGGAGGccggtatgtatatataatttcatcTCTTTTTGGTTTGTGTCAAAACATAGAGATATATATCTGTTTATTTTAGGCTTAATGGCTTTTCCTGGAACAAGACATGACTGGGATGCTTCCTTATAATATATTACATGTGCATGGACGATATATATAATGAAGGTGAATCTTCGAAATATAGCCGCCAGCTGTGATGTTTGGTTTTCAAGTTAGAAATAATAATGCCGCTGCTTCCCCAAGGGCAGCAGCTTCTCCAAGTACAGCAGCTGTTGGGGAGATTGATACCAAGGCACCGTTTGAATCTGTTAAGGCTGCTGTTACTTTATTTGTTGAAGCATCGCCCAAAGCCGACAGGCCTGTTCTCAAGAAATCCAGAGCTATTATGGAAGAGGTAATATGGCCGGCTGGGTATTTTAATTCCTACATACCTTGTATGAATGATTTATTTCAATTTCTCTTTTGAAAGAGTGTGTTGGGGAAAGAGACGCAACTTCATTGGGTACTCAAAGAGATTGACAAGTATAAAGAGCATGTGAAAACTGCAGAATCTACAAAGGGACAAGCACTTGAAGAGCTCAAAAACTCCAGTAAGACATTGCAGGAGCTAACCAGCAAGCTAGAGGCAGCAAGTAAATCAAAACAAGCATCAACCGAGTCTACAAAGGCTGCAGAGACCCGATCTGAACAACAAAAATCAACGAAAAGCCACGAAGCTTGGCAAGAAAGTGTTGACAACGAAAGAAACCTGTATAAAGCGGCGGCTAATGAACTCATTTTTGTCAAACAACAATTAAATAACCTTAAACAAGATTTTGACATTGCCTTGGAAGCAAAATTGTCTTCTTTTCAGTATGCTACAGAAGCCCAACATTCTGCAAAACTCAaccataagaaaaaaaatgagctTGCCCAGGATTTTGACCACATGAGTCAAACCCTTGAGCGCGTGAAACTTGCATCTGCAAAAGCCGAGGAAGCTAATGTCAAGCTTATGGAAGAAAAAGAAGCTCTACTGGCCTCCAAAAAAAAGGCAAAGGACAACATTGACTTGCAAATTAGCTGTCGAAGGAAAGAAACTATGGATCTAGGAAATCTTGTAAAAAAGTTGCAAGAAACAACTGAGGCAGTTAACTTATTACATGAACAACTGAAAGGAGTACGTGCTGCAGATATGGAGCTGTTAAGGAAGTCAAACTCTGAACTTGAAGAGACCAAAAGAACACTTTCAGAAATGAAGGAAGAAGAGACCTCTCTAAGAGGTGTGGTGGAGTCACTCATACAAGAAACCGAGAATGTAAGAAGGGATATCTCTGTGTCCAAGGAAGAGGATTTACAAAGTGAGCAATTACAAACTAAACTAGACAGAATCAAACTGCAAGTCGAAGAGTCTTTAACAAAAGAAACTATAGCAGGAAATGATGTCCATGAACTAGAATTGAAGATATGTGAAATGTCATTGGAAGCTGAAAGGGCAAGACATCAAGAAGAGGAAGTGAAAAGACAAATGGAAACACATTGGAGGGAAGCTCAACGTTCAGAGCTGGCTATTAAAGCAGCAGAGGCGAGGTTGGAGATTGCACAAAGAGAGGTTGAAGAAGCAGAAGCGTCAAAGGAGCTTGCGGATGATCAAATCCGTAAACGGTCTTCAGCTTCCACAACAGATCACATGATGGAttcaaataatgataatactGTCATCTTGACATCAAACGATTTTGAAACTTTGAGCAAAAAAGCTGAGGAAGCAACAATTGCAGCTGATACAAAAGTGGAAGCTATTATGTCTCAGCTGGAAACAATAAAACAGAAGGAGAGAGGAATCCTTGAGAAGCTCGAGAAAAGCATGGAAGAAAACAAGGAAATAGAATCCAAAATTACCAAGGCTCAGAAAACCGCTGAGGAGGCTGATGCAGCAAGGCTGAGAGTAGAAATTGAACTCAATAAAACCAAAGGACGTTAGAGCATGTTCATTAATTAAGCAAACATCATTTTAGAACCAAAGAACACAACTAATATTTGTTGAtcatgttttcatattcttcttttttttagtgaaaAGTGAAACTACATTAATTGATCATTGAGGTACATATGTTACTCCAAGCAGACAAATGGACAGCCCCATTTTCTGCACTATTCAACTCCAGATCTCAGTCTATTTCTAACATACAATTCATGACATAACTCTGTATTCCTCATCTTATCTAAGGACTCTCCAAAAGCCAGCACCGTGACACCAATGGTTGCACCAGAATGGGACCATTCTGGTGCAACCCATTCGCAAGTGCAATCATAGTCACTACAAGAAAGAAGGTCATTGGTGACCAAAAGGATTTGGTCACTAACAGTATAAAAAGTGGTCACTGAAGTCGTTTAGTGACGAGAATTCAAGTGTCACTTTTTTCTTCGCTAAAGGTCCGTGACTAATTTAGTTAGTAACCAAATAATAAAAGTGGTGGCTGATAATCATGATAATACATGATAATCATGAGGTTAAAATGTATGATAATCATGAGGTTAGATAAGAAATTTGGGGgaaattaatatttgatttgttttttaatatatatgtttaaatatgaTTTGTGGTGGAAAAAGAGGTTGTAATTTTGATAAGGCAAATTATCAGATGGATATGGATGGACTGTTTTGTTTATTTGGGAGATTTTTTGGTAAAGAATGGATATGCTGCTTGTTCCTTATCGTATGGTTATGGGCCAATTCATATGGGCTGCAGAGTTTTTTATATTGGGCTAAGAGTTTTGAATGTACAAGAACAAGTGTTTTATGGGCTTCTGAAGACAACCGAGATTATTATGTTATGacttatgttttttgtttaatgtttatttcttgtaataaaaatgttaaagactttgtttttagtttttctagTTTATAGTTTTAGTATTTGGGATGTGCATTAATTTGGTTTGTAAAATGCACTTTTCTATGGGTATGCTCATAGTATTTGTACATAActattttttgttataaatggttttaaccaaaaaaaaaaaaaaaaccttaaaccctaaaccttaaatccatttttgttataaatGGATCTGACATGTTCGACCCTGCTTCGAGACCTACTGATGTCACGTCGGGACCCCCGAGTGCGCGTCGGCTTTCGAATCTCACATTGTCGTGAATATTATGTGTCGGGCTCATCGTTTTCTTGTCACAACGATAATATTTCAGTACTGATTGACGGCGGGTGCCTGGATCTAACATGTCCGACCCTGCTTCGAGACCTACCGATGTCACGTAAGGACCCACGAGTGCGCGTCGACTTTCCTTCATTCTTGAGtgtgttttttaaaagaaaagaaaaggttaGAAAGTTGATCTTTTTGcattattgagttttttttcttacaagaaaaaaaagtgtaagAAAGGAAAAGTGATggatttttcattcaaaaattttgGCCTGATTTGGTTGGAAAAGATTCTTCCATTATCTTTTCTTCCCCTATATaattttatcctttcttttcttttaataaaaagtcaagaatGCAGCGTAAAGGTCTCATACAAAAATTTTTCGGTTTTGCTTatagttttttctttaaaaaaaaaacatattttcagTCATAATGTTCCAAGTATTAACGGAACAAACAATATACAAATACGAATCAATAGAATGAATATGAACCATTGGCTcatgataccacatgttggaataattatgattcgtaattctacatataatgaaaatatgatgaTAATAACAATACATGACGATCCAGAGGACCATGTAAGAGCAAACATGTTTGCCATTGATTGCGGATTTCCAAAACGAgatgattgtttgatgatgGGATTGAGAATTCAGGAGAGAAAATGCACATATGGTGGAAGATTAGGGTTAAAGATGTTGTACAtggctctctatttatagataGAGCATTTACAACTTTAGTCCCTGGTGTTTAGTACGTGCAATATAAGTCGTCGTAGTttcaatcatctaatgggaaaccctataatatgtctttaagagtaaatacgcgcATCGTATAATTACTAGACATAGAGATTTCGGTTATCACCAATTATTATATCACAAATGATAAAAGATCAGTAACAATTAGGACCGTGACACTAGGGCTCAAAACTGGCGGAAGAGAGAAGTTTCTTTCTCGTCTTACAAGTGATGTATAGTTTTTGACTGTTTGTTTATAAAGATTGACCCTTATAACTGTACTGGATGAAGACAAAGTTTCAGGAACCAAGATGACTGCTTGACTTCCTcttccatccatccatccatccctTTGACCAAATAGCAAATAGAAAACACGCAGGTGAAGACGGGCGGACAGCAAAGCAAAGGGGAATATGATTGATCAGTTTATCAATTTTGTGATTCGACCCCCCAGGTAGGTACCAATACAATAGTAGAGATCTAGTATTTCTCAAATCTTTCTTTGAATCTGGATTTTGAATTTGTCAGGGCGGAATACAATCCTGAAGAAAACTTATGGGAAAAAGAGTTCAGTATTGGTGGAAGGGAATTCATAAGACAAGACCTTGAAATCATCAATAAGAGAGGGCATTCCTTGAAGTGTACCCATTACATGCCTTTTTGCCGACAACAAGAGGCGGAGGAGATTCTTCCTTGCGTCATTTACTGCCATGGTAACAGTGGTTGTCGTGCCGATGCTAATGACGCCGCTCTTATTCTTCTGCCATCCAACATCACTCTCTTCACTCTTGATTTTTCTGGTTCTGGCTTGTCCGACGGCAACTACGTGTCCCTTGGTGCCCATGAGAGTCATGACGACCTCAACGTTGTTGTCTCGTATCTCCGAACTAATCAGCGCATTTCTCGCATCGCTCTTTGGGGACGCTCTATGGGTGCAGTTACTAGCTTGCTCTATGCTTCCCAAGACCCTTCTATTGCAGGGATGGTCCTGGATAGTcctttttctaatttatttaaCCTTATGTTGGAACTCGTTCATCTTTACAATATCCGCCGCCTTCCCAAGTTTACGGTAAAGTTCATCCCATCTCATCCttattcttgtttatatttatcgtaTTATGTCTTAGCCTTCACTTATTGATATAACACAGGCCTTAAAAACATGGACTAACTTTAAAAACAAGTGTACACATTCCTTCATTGTTTTTTGTTACAATTAGAACAATGCTTTGCGATCTTTTCGTAGAAACAAGCAGTTATTGCTCATATtagtgaaaaggaaaaaaacctAATCATCTAAAAGATCAAAGACAATATGGTTTGTGTGTGTGTCTAATAACATGGTCTACAAATATCAACTTGCTGCCTTTAATCTGCCTGAACTAAAGTGTTCAACTTTTGAAGGTGCTTTAGTAGTTTTGTTGAAAGGACGAAGTTTTAGAGCTTCTTAATTACCAATGAAGTTAGATGATTAATGTATGTTCGACTAATTTCACTATGAAAGTTCCAAAAAGTGGAGGCCCTATGTGGTTGCAACACTTGCACGCTCTCAAGGACGGAATTGCTGCTTCTTCCTTTAAAAATTATTTCAGATCTAACTCGACGTACCCAAACTAAAATTTGTTAATAGTTGAAAATGTGGAGGAtgtacccccccccccccccccctcccccaGTTTTAAACGAATGATAATCTGTTCCTTAAAGTTAAGAAATTTAGAATCAAATGCTATGTGCTTGGTAGTTTAATGCTATGTCAGGAAGTATATGGACTGCATCTGTATATTGATGgttttttgagaaaaataatGAGATTTTTCCTTATAATCAGGTGAAGGTAGCTCTGCAGTACATGCGCCGAGTGATTCAAAAGAAGGCAAAGTTTGATATCATGGGTATAAATCCCTTGAAGGTATGTATGAATGATACTTATTATGCTGGATAAATGACATTACTATTCAACGTAAATACTTTTCACTGCAGGTTGCACCGAAAACGTTTATTCCTGCTTTATTTGGACATGCCAAAGGTGACAAGTTTATACAACCCCACCATTCAGACCTCATCTTTAATTCCTATGCGGTATAAAATCTAAACACTTGTCAATACTTTGTGGTTCAGTTGCAGGTGATATGTTATGAAATAGTTAAACAACATACTGATTATCTACAGGGAGATAAAAATATGATTAAGTTCGACGGTGATCACAACTCATCTCGGCCACAGTTTTATTATGACTCGGTATCCATATTCTTTTACAACGTACTTCACCCTCCCCGAGTTTCACCATCATGTTCAAgcaaatatgaaaaatattacGATCTGGGAGATCTTCAGGTTGATGCTGGTTTAGAAGAGGTAATTTTCTAGTTTCTCCACTGTATTATAGTAATGATGTTTCATTCTCAAATTGGAGTGCGAGCCTGCAAAGTCACTAGGGAAGTATAAGTTATCTTAAGTTTTATTAGCAGTAGGTGTGCATGTGTTCTGGTTGAATTATACGAGCCATCTTCTGTGCTTCTTCGGTATGTATCTTCCATTTCCATCTTATGTGTTGTGCCTTCGGGGTGAGATTAGGACAGACAATTAGGTTTGCTTTCTTTAACGTAATGTTCAATTGTCAATAAGCCCAATGCCTTTTGGCCGTTGGGTTATACGCAGTTAAGCttgatgtatatataggttgtatacttgtatcaTAGATACCAGAACAACATAATAATGTATATCAATCAGAATTGTATTTGAACGACCTGTTTGTCTCTGATTTCATTGTATCGGAGCTTAGTTTGTCgcaaatttgttttgtttcaaTTAAACATTGGGTTAGGCTTATCCTCTTGGAAATAAAGCACCCAGATAGAATCCATTTTCTTCTTTATCACGCCACCAGTCTCAGCCGTTTAACAGTCACGCGCCTGCGGATCTTGATTAATGCTGGAACCAGTTTTTCATCTTGAGTGTCATCTCTTTTATCCTGACACTTTCATTACAATCGCGATGTGATTGTTTTGGGAGCTGTTATAGATCAGATAGCTTTGTAATCGAAACCAAACatgattcttttttcttttcaatccAGGGGAGATTGTTCTAGTTCATATTTCTGATGTTTAGTTTATACGATTATGGCTTTTTACTTGTTTCAGATTTGATTTTTTGGCAGTGGACTCATAACTTGGCTTCtaattttgttttgatattGGCTTTGGTTGCAAGTGTGATCCTTGTGTGATCACTTGCTAAGCCACTGTTGGTTCTAGTTGTAATAATATTTTGGTTGGGTTGGTTTTCTATCGTTGGTTATAGCTGTATTAACTTTGGTTGGCTTGGCTTTGACTGATTTTTGGTTATAATGACTACTTTCAAGAACACTGGTCACAAATTTACCGGATGTGGAGCATCACTGAAACATTTGCACTACTGCTTTTATTCAGatacaacaatttttattttttttttcctgaacgGAAAAAGTGAAGTATTATAAATAACTCAAACTAGTAAGAAGCTAGCATAAAGATAGTtacataaacaaacaagagaATAAACGTAAAAACATATCAAGAAATACATGGCTTACTACACAAACTATCCAATTTAACTCTACTTTTTTTAGCTCTATTCGGAATCCATAAAAATGCCATGGATCTAATCTCTTTAAAGATCGTAGGATCTGTagaaaaaatcatatttgaccaGCTGTTCTGTATTGTTCCATTTGACCGTCATCCCAAGCTAAGTAGTTAATCACTAAAATAGCGGTATAGCGGTCAAGGTCCGCTATATGATATATTGGTTATAGCGGTGGTATAGCGGTAACTAAAATATTatgcaatatctatatatataatacttaatactta from Erigeron canadensis isolate Cc75 unplaced genomic scaffold, C_canadensis_v1 Conyza_canadensis_unscaffolded:10, whole genome shotgun sequence carries:
- the LOC122584197 gene encoding WEB family protein At1g12150-like, which encodes MFGFQVRNNNAAASPRAAASPSTAAVGEIDTKAPFESVKAAVTLFVEASPKADRPVLKKSRAIMEESVLGKETQLHWVLKEIDKYKEHVKTAESTKGQALEELKNSSKTLQELTSKLEAASKSKQASTESTKAAETRSEQQKSTKSHEAWQESVDNERNLYKAAANELIFVKQQLNNLKQDFDIALEAKLSSFQYATEAQHSAKLNHKKKNELAQDFDHMSQTLERVKLASAKAEEANVKLMEEKEALLASKKKAKDNIDLQISCRRKETMDLGNLVKKLQETTEAVNLLHEQLKGVRAADMELLRKSNSELEETKRTLSEMKEEETSLRGVVESLIQETENVRRDISVSKEEDLQSEQLQTKLDRIKLQVEESLTKETIAGNDVHELELKICEMSLEAERARHQEEEVKRQMETHWREAQRSELAIKAAEARLEIAQREVEEAEASKELADDQIRKRSSASTTDHMMDSNNDNTVILTSNDFETLSKKAEEATIAADTKVEAIMSQLETIKQKERGILEKLEKSMEENKEIESKITKAQKTAEEADAARLRVEIELNKTKGR
- the LOC122584191 gene encoding uncharacterized protein LOC122584191, with the protein product MIDQFINFVIRPPRAEYNPEENLWEKEFSIGGREFIRQDLEIINKRGHSLKCTHYMPFCRQQEAEEILPCVIYCHGNSGCRADANDAALILLPSNITLFTLDFSGSGLSDGNYVSLGAHESHDDLNVVVSYLRTNQRISRIALWGRSMGAVTSLLYASQDPSIAGMVLDSPFSNLFNLMLELVHLYNIRRLPKFTVKVALQYMRRVIQKKAKFDIMGINPLKVAPKTFIPALFGHAKGDKFIQPHHSDLIFNSYAGDKNMIKFDGDHNSSRPQFYYDSVSIFFYNVLHPPRVSPSCSSKYEKYYDLGDLQVDAGLEEKYLVNDLSMGSLHEPSLFQDKPSVQTEECCSSTSSNRGSWGRCSSLGSVGELNDDLVTFKVLATPLRTTQHEPTDLFKEKKKVPMATKRSGREKFERLEALSQRLRLCILGRVSHRRNHSS